The sequence GAAGAAGGTCGCACCGACGTGTGGGACGTGCTCACCCGCCGCTTCGAGACCAAACTGATCCAGACCGCTCTCGTGAACACCCGGGGCCGTCGCATCGAAGCGGCGCACAAGCTGGGCATTGGTCGCAACACGATCACCCGGAAGATCCAGGAACTGAACCTGGAATGACCCGCTGCGGCGCTTCTGGGTAAATCCCCTCAGGCGAGCGTCACCACCACCGGCGCGTGGTCGCTGGGCTGTGGGTTCTTGCGGGGCGCGCGGTCGATGGTGCAGGCTTTCACGCTGTTGCGCAGCGCCTCGCTCACCAGAATGTGGTCGATGCGCAGGCCTCGGTTTTTCTGGAAGCCCAGCATGCGGTAGTCCCACCACGAGTAGCTCTTCTCGGGCTGCTCGAACATGCGGTAGGCGTCGGTGAGGCCCAGCGTCAGCAGCGCCTGGAAGTGCGCGCGTTCTTCCACGGTGTGGTGGATGGTGTCTTTCAGGCCCACCGGGTCGTAGGAGTCGCGGTCTTCGGGGGCCACGTTGAAGTCGCCCACCAGCACCAGCCGCGGGTGGGCCTGCATCTCCTCGGCAATCCAGCGATGCAGCGCGGCCAACCATTGCAGCTTGTAGGCGAACTTCTCGCTGCCGGGCTCCTGCCCATTGACGAAATAGCAGTTGACCAGGCGCATCGGACCTTCGGGCGTGTCCAGCGTCGCGGCGATCACGCGGGCCTGCTCATCGCTGTGGCCAGGGATGTTGCGCACCACATCGCGCAGCGGCGTGCGGCTCAGAATGGCCACGCCGTTGTAGGTCTTCTGGCCGAAGGCGGCTGCGTGGTAGCCGATCTCCTTCAAGGCCTCGAAGGGAAACTTCTCGTCCACCAGCTTGAGCTCTTGCAGGCCCACCGCGTCCACAGGATTCGCGGCCAGCCAGTCCAGCACCTGGGGCAGGCGCACGGTGAGTGAGTTGATGTTCCAGGTGGCGATTTGCATGGGATTCCTCGGGGTCCTCGTTACCAGCGCAACGCGCAGCGGTCACCGCTGGCGCGGCGTTCGATCATGACGGCGCACAGCCCCGGCACCGAGGGCGCGAGGTGGCTGCGGATGTAGCTGCAGAGGTTCTCGAGCGTGGGAATGCCCAGGTCCGCAACCTCGTCGAGCAAATGGTGGTCGAGCCGGTCGCGCACCTGTGCAATCTCGGCTCTGAGCAGCCCCAGATCGATCACCATGCCATGGGCATCCGGCGTGCCGCGCACGGTCACTTCGGCCTCGTAGGTGTGGCCGTGCACGCGGCGGCTGCCTTCGGCTTCGACCACTCGGCGCAGTGTGTGGGCGGCCTCGAAGTAAAAACGCTGGGACAGTTCGTGCACTGCGTTGGTCGGGAGAGTCATGGGATGTCGAGGATCTTGTGCGTCTGCAGCGACAGGCGCCAGCGCGGTTGTTGTTGGCAATGATCGATGGCGCTGCGGGTGTTGGCGGAACGTTCGGGGCCATCCATGGGTTGCAGCAGCCAGTGGTCGAAGCGCAGGTCCGTCTGTGCCTGCACGTCGTGAGGCAGCAGGGCTGGCTGTGGCCACACCAGTTTGAGTTCGTGGCCGCTGCGCTGCACCCAGTCGGCGCCGGCCTTGGGACTCACGCAGATCCAGTCGATCCCCGGTGGAACCGGCAGCGTGCCGTTGGTCTCCAGGGCTATCTCGAAACCTTCGGCGTGCAGGGCTTCGATCAGCGCCGCGTCCACCTGCAGCAGCGGCTCGCCGCCGGTGAGAACGATGTAGCGGTGATCCTGGCCAGCCGGCCACAACGAAGCCGCCTGCTCTGCCAGTGTGGATGCCATTGAGAATTTGCCGCCCCGCACGCCGTCGGTGCCCACAAAGTCGGTATCGCAAAACCGGCAAACGGCGCGTTCGCGGTCTTCTTCGCGCCCACTCCAGAGGTTGCAGCCTGCAAAACGGCAGAACACGGAAGGGCGGCCCGCGCGCAGGCCTTCGCCTTGCAAGGTGTAGAACATTTCCTTGACGGCGTAGCTCATGGACGGCGTTCCAGGGTGACGAAGGCGTAGCCCAGGCCGCTGGCAGCCACATGGGTTTCCCGCGCGGTTTCCACCCAGGCCGGCCCCAAGGTGGGTGCCCAGGCGTCGCCTTCAAAAGCCTGGTCGATGTCGGTGATCACGGCCCGCTGGGCCAGCGGCTCGGCCGCTGCGTACAACTGCGCCCCGCCGATCACCCACGCGTCAACGTCGGGCGGGCAAAGTGACATGGCCTCTTTCAGCGAGCCGGCGCGCGCGGCACCTTCTGCCTGCCATTGCGCGTTGCGCGTGACCACGATGTTGAGCCTCCCCGGCAGCGGCCGGAATTTCGGCGGCAGCGAATCCCAGGTCTTGCGACCCATGATCACCGGGCACCCCAGCGTGGTGCGTTTGAAGTGCGCCATGTCTTCCGGCAGGTGCCAGGGCAGGGCGTTGTCCTTGCCGATCACGCCGTTGGCGGCGCGCGCAAAGATGAGGTGGAGGCGGGGCGGGGAGGTTGCGGGCATGCCGCTATTGTGCCGCCGGCCCCGGGCTGGGCAGCCTCGTGCGCGGAGGCAGCAGCACGCTGGCAATCGCCATCATCACAAAGCCGATGGCCACCCAGTCCTGCCAGTGCGGCACCTCGCCCACGATGAGGGTGGCGCTCAGGGTGCCCACCAGCGGGATGGCCATGATGCTCATGGCGCTGGTGGCGGGCGGCAGGTCGCGCGCCATGCCGAACCAGATCAGCTGCGCGATGCCGTAGTTGACGAACACGCCATACAGCAGGCTGATCCACATGGGGGTGGAGAAGGTTGACGGCGTGGGCAGTGGCTCGAGCGCGAAGGCCAGCGCCCAAACGACCGCGCTGCCCAGCAGCAGCATCCACACCGTGACCACCATGGGCGACAGCGTGAACTTCGCGCGACGAAACATGAGCGTGCCCAGGCCCCAGCAGAAGGCCGCACCCAACATCCAGGCAATGCCCACGGGACGCCCGCTCAGGCTTTGCAGTTCGTGCCAGAGCAACAGGCCGATGGCGATGCCGGCGCACACCACCGCCACGCGCACGCGCGGCGTGATACGTTCACCGAAGAACGCCGCACCGATCAGCACGGTGAAGATCGGCATGGTGAAGCCGAGGATGGCGGCACGGCCCGAGGCCAGCTCTTTCACACCGAAGATGGACAGCGTGTGCCAGCCCAGCACATTGGGCAGACCAAGCCAGGCGATGGTAGCCCACTCGGCGCGTGCCGGCCACATGCGCTCACCGCGCCGCGCCACATACACAAACAACCAGAAACCACCCAGCAGCATGGTGCTGGCGCGGAAGTACAGGGGCGAGAGCTCCTGCAGCGAGAGCTTCATCATGGGCCAGTTCACGCCCCACATGAGCGTGAGCGCGAGCAGCGCCCACAGTTGGCGGCGGTTGATCACACCGCGACCGGTGCCTTGATGGCCGCGTGGTGTTCGTAGCCCTGCACTTCGAAGTCGTCGAGCTCGTACTCGAAGATGCTGGCGGGGCGGCGCTTGATGTGCAGCGTCGGGTAGGCCATGGGCTGGCGTGAGAGCTGGAGCTGCACCTGCTCGTGGTGGTTGCTGTAGATGTGGCAGTCGCCACCGGTCCAGACGAAGTCGCCCACGTCCAGGTCACACTGCTGCGCGAGCATGTGGGTGAGCAGCGCGTAGCTGGCGATGTTGAAAGGCACGCCGAGGAAGATGTCGGCGCTTCGCTGGTAGAGCTGGCAGCTGAGCTTGCCGCGACCTCCCGGCTCGGTGGCGGGCGCCACGTAGAACTGGAAGAACGCGTGGCATGGCATGAGCGCCATCTTGTTCAGGTCGGCCACGTTCCATGCGCTCACGATGATGCGGCGCGAATCCGGGTTGGTCTTGAGCTGCTTGACCACCTCGGCGATCTGGTCGATGTGGCCGCCATCGGGCGTGGGCCAGCTGCGCCACTGCACGCCGTAGACCGGGCCCAGGTCGCCGTCGTCACGCGCCCACTCGTCCCAGATGGTGCAGCCGCGTTCCTGGAGCCATTTCACGTTGCTGTCGCCGCGCAGGAACCACAGCAGCTCCACGATGATGGCCTTGGTGAACACCTTCTTGGTGGTCACCAGCGGAAAACCTTCGTTGAGGTCAAAGCGCATCTGGTGGCCAAACACGCTGGTGGTGCCGGTGCCGGTGCGGTCTGTTTTCTGGACGCCCGTGGTGAACACGTGGCGCATGAAGTCTTCGTACTGGGAACGGATGGGACGGGTCATGGATTGCGCAGGGGCAGGGCCCGCGAAGGAGAGGTGATGCGGGCGTCGAAGGGGTGGTGTTGCAGCGCAAACACCTGCTGGATGCGCTTGATGTAGCCCTGGGTCTCGGGGTAGGGCGGCACGCCACGGAATCGGTCGACCGTGCCTTCGCCCGCGTTGTAGGCGGCCAGCACCAGGGGCACGTCGCCCCTGAAATAGGCCAGCAGCCAGCGCAGGTACAACAGCCCGCCGCGGATGTTCTGCTCGGCGTCAAAAGGCTTGCGCACGTTGAAGCGCTCGGCCGTTTCGGGAATGAGCTGCATCAGGCCCTGCGCGTTCTTGTCGGACAGGGCGTTCACATTGAAGTTGGACTCGGCGCGGATCACCGCAAACGCCAGGCCGGGCTGGATGCCGAACTGCGGCGCGAGCTTGTAGACGATCTTCATGATGCGCCGCTCTTCGGGCGTGTCCACCAGGTCCTGGTAACGCGTGGCCTGTGCGGTGACCTCGGCCGCCTGCTCGGCTTCGTTGGCTCGTTGCAGTTCGGTGCGTTCGGCCTGCTGCACACACTCGGGCTTGTCGGCCGGGGTGGACAGGCGGTTGAACATGCCTTCGGCGTGGGTGTCGCCCAGCAATGCCGCGCGGGCGAACCAGTGGGCGGCGTAGCCGTCGTGGCGTTCCACGCCGCGGCCGTTGGCGTAGAGCCAGCCGAGGTTGTAGGCCGCCACCGCATCGCCCGCCAGCGCGGCCTGGCAATACAGGCGGATGGCGGCTTCGGTGTCGCGCTTCACACCCTCACCGTGCTCCAGGGCTTGCGCCTGTTCGCGCCAGGCCTGGCGCTGCGCCGCGTCGACCGCGTGCGCCTGACCCGCGGCGGCGAGCGCCAGCGTGAGCAGACAGCGGAGCAGGTGGCGGGAGATCATGGTGTGAGGACGCGGCCGGGGTTCAGGAGGTTGTGCGGGTCCAGCGCCTGCTTGACGGCCCGCATCAAACCCAGGGCAACCGGGTCCTTGTAATGGGGCAGGTGGTCGGCCTTGAGGCTGCCCACGCCGTGCTCGGCGCTGATCGAGCCATGGTAGCGCGCCACCGCGTCAAAAACCAGCCTGTTCACGCGCGTTTCCTGCTCGTTCAGGAATTTCCGGGCGTCACCGCCCTCGGGCGCCTGCACGTTGTAGTGCAGGTTGCCGTCACCCAGGTGGCCGAAGTTCACCAGCCGCACGCCCGGGATCTCGCGCTGCAGCAAGGCGTCGGTCTCGGCGCAGAAGGCCGGGATGTGCGAGACCGGGATGCTGATGTCGTGTTTGATGTTCAGGCCTTCCTCGGCCTGCGCGAGTGGAATGCTCTCGCGGATATGCCAGAGCGCATGGGCCTGCGCGAGGCTCTCGGCCACCACCGCGTCGGTCACCAGGCCTTGCTCGAAGGCCGTTTCCAGCAGACGCTCGAACTGGGCCCGCGCGTGCGCTTCGGATTCACTGTCGCTGTTCTCCAGGAGAACACAATAGGGTGTGTCCTTCCACAACGGAACCCGCAACTGCGGCATGTGTTTGTCCACCAGGCTCAGCGCAAATTGCCCCATGACCTCGAAGCCGGTGAGCCCCGCGCCCAGGTGCTGGTGCGCGAGACCGAGCAGGGCCACCGCAGCGTCCAGCGTGGGCAGCGCGGCCCAGGCGGTGAGCTGCGCGGCGGGCAGCGGATACAGCTTGAGCGTGGCGGCGGTGATCACACCCAGCGTGCCTTCGCTGCCGATGAACAGGTCGCGCAGGTCGTAACCGGTGTTGTCCTTGCGCAGACCACTCAGCCCTTGCCAGACCTCGCCTTGCGCGGTCACCACCTCCAGACCCAGGCAGAGGTCGCGTGCGTTGCCGTAGCGCACCACCTGCGTGCCACCGGCGTTGGTGGCGAGGTTGCCGCCGATGCTGCAGCTGCCTTCGGCCGCCAGGCTCAGGGGGAACAGAAAGCCGGCCTTCTCCGCCGTGTCCTGCAAGGTCTGCAAGACGCAGCCGGCCTCCACCGTCATGGTGAGGTTGGCCGGGTCGATGGCGCGCACGGCATTCAGGCGCATGAGGCTCAGCACCACCTGCGTGCCCGAAGCGTCGGGCACCGAGCCCACCACCAGGCCGGTGTTGCCGCCTTGCGGCACGAGCGAGACACCTGCAGCGACGCACGCGCGCACCACCGCAGCCACCTCGGCGGTGCTGCCGGGCCGCACCACGGCGAGTGCACGGCCGTGGGCGCGCTTGCGCCAGTCCTGTTCCCAGGCCGAGAGGTCGGTGGCGGGATCGTCGTGCGTGAGCACGTGAGCGTCACCCACGGTCTGGCGCAGTTGCGCCAGCAGCCCGGCGTGTTGCGCGCTCATGGCTGGGCGGGGGCAGCGGGCGCCGTGCCCTGCGCTGCGGCGGTGTTGCTGGCCACATCGGCCGCCACGGCTTCCTTGCCGGCCGCGCGCAGGCGGATGCGCACGTGCAGGGCGCAGGCCACGAACAAGGCCACGCACAGCAGCGTCTGGATGAGCGCCAGCCACACCGAAGGGCCGGTGTCGCTGGTGGCGCGCACCACGCCTTCGGTGAAGTACAGCCACACGATCAGGCTGACCCAGCGGTAGGTGTACATGCGGTTCTTCAGCAGACCGGCCAGTGGAATCGTGAGCGGCAGCACCTTGAGCACCAGCCAGGACCCGCCTTCGCGCAGCGGGGCCAGCCACATCTCCCACAGAAATCCGAGAACGATCAGGCCCAGCAGGCTGCCCACGGCCAGCCAGCGGGTGGCGTTGACGGCGCGTGCCGAATCTCCCTGAGTGGGGAGGAGGGCATCGGGGCTGGGGGCGGAGGAGATGTCGGGCATGGCGGGGGAGAAAGAGCAGGTGGCATGATACCGGGATGACCTTCAAAGAGAGAGCGCGTGC is a genomic window of Hydrogenophaga sp. RAC07 containing:
- a CDS encoding lytic transglycosylase domain-containing protein — protein: MISRHLLRCLLTLALAAAGQAHAVDAAQRQAWREQAQALEHGEGVKRDTEAAIRLYCQAALAGDAVAAYNLGWLYANGRGVERHDGYAAHWFARAALLGDTHAEGMFNRLSTPADKPECVQQAERTELQRANEAEQAAEVTAQATRYQDLVDTPEERRIMKIVYKLAPQFGIQPGLAFAVIRAESNFNVNALSDKNAQGLMQLIPETAERFNVRKPFDAEQNIRGGLLYLRWLLAYFRGDVPLVLAAYNAGEGTVDRFRGVPPYPETQGYIKRIQQVFALQHHPFDARITSPSRALPLRNP
- a CDS encoding FAD-binding oxidoreductase, with product MSAQHAGLLAQLRQTVGDAHVLTHDDPATDLSAWEQDWRKRAHGRALAVVRPGSTAEVAAVVRACVAAGVSLVPQGGNTGLVVGSVPDASGTQVVLSLMRLNAVRAIDPANLTMTVEAGCVLQTLQDTAEKAGFLFPLSLAAEGSCSIGGNLATNAGGTQVVRYGNARDLCLGLEVVTAQGEVWQGLSGLRKDNTGYDLRDLFIGSEGTLGVITAATLKLYPLPAAQLTAWAALPTLDAAVALLGLAHQHLGAGLTGFEVMGQFALSLVDKHMPQLRVPLWKDTPYCVLLENSDSESEAHARAQFERLLETAFEQGLVTDAVVAESLAQAHALWHIRESIPLAQAEEGLNIKHDISIPVSHIPAFCAETDALLQREIPGVRLVNFGHLGDGNLHYNVQAPEGGDARKFLNEQETRVNRLVFDAVARYHGSISAEHGVGSLKADHLPHYKDPVALGLMRAVKQALDPHNLLNPGRVLTP
- a CDS encoding DUF2069 domain-containing protein, with protein sequence MPDISSAPSPDALLPTQGDSARAVNATRWLAVGSLLGLIVLGFLWEMWLAPLREGGSWLVLKVLPLTIPLAGLLKNRMYTYRWVSLIVWLYFTEGVVRATSDTGPSVWLALIQTLLCVALFVACALHVRIRLRAAGKEAVAADVASNTAAAQGTAPAAPAQP
- the xth gene encoding exodeoxyribonuclease III — protein: MQIATWNINSLTVRLPQVLDWLAANPVDAVGLQELKLVDEKFPFEALKEIGYHAAAFGQKTYNGVAILSRTPLRDVVRNIPGHSDEQARVIAATLDTPEGPMRLVNCYFVNGQEPGSEKFAYKLQWLAALHRWIAEEMQAHPRLVLVGDFNVAPEDRDSYDPVGLKDTIHHTVEERAHFQALLTLGLTDAYRMFEQPEKSYSWWDYRMLGFQKNRGLRIDHILVSEALRNSVKACTIDRAPRKNPQPSDHAPVVVTLA
- a CDS encoding dihydrofolate reductase — translated: MPATSPPRLHLIFARAANGVIGKDNALPWHLPEDMAHFKRTTLGCPVIMGRKTWDSLPPKFRPLPGRLNIVVTRNAQWQAEGAARAGSLKEAMSLCPPDVDAWVIGGAQLYAAAEPLAQRAVITDIDQAFEGDAWAPTLGPAWVETARETHVAASGLGYAFVTLERRP
- a CDS encoding DMT family transporter; protein product: MINRRQLWALLALTLMWGVNWPMMKLSLQELSPLYFRASTMLLGGFWLFVYVARRGERMWPARAEWATIAWLGLPNVLGWHTLSIFGVKELASGRAAILGFTMPIFTVLIGAAFFGERITPRVRVAVVCAGIAIGLLLWHELQSLSGRPVGIAWMLGAAFCWGLGTLMFRRAKFTLSPMVVTVWMLLLGSAVVWALAFALEPLPTPSTFSTPMWISLLYGVFVNYGIAQLIWFGMARDLPPATSAMSIMAIPLVGTLSATLIVGEVPHWQDWVAIGFVMMAIASVLLPPRTRLPSPGPAAQ
- a CDS encoding 6-pyruvoyl trahydropterin synthase family protein, with protein sequence MTLPTNAVHELSQRFYFEAAHTLRRVVEAEGSRRVHGHTYEAEVTVRGTPDAHGMVIDLGLLRAEIAQVRDRLDHHLLDEVADLGIPTLENLCSYIRSHLAPSVPGLCAVMIERRASGDRCALRW
- the queE gene encoding 7-carboxy-7-deazaguanine synthase, with translation MSYAVKEMFYTLQGEGLRAGRPSVFCRFAGCNLWSGREEDRERAVCRFCDTDFVGTDGVRGGKFSMASTLAEQAASLWPAGQDHRYIVLTGGEPLLQVDAALIEALHAEGFEIALETNGTLPVPPGIDWICVSPKAGADWVQRSGHELKLVWPQPALLPHDVQAQTDLRFDHWLLQPMDGPERSANTRSAIDHCQQQPRWRLSLQTHKILDIP
- a CDS encoding thymidylate synthase → MTRPIRSQYEDFMRHVFTTGVQKTDRTGTGTTSVFGHQMRFDLNEGFPLVTTKKVFTKAIIVELLWFLRGDSNVKWLQERGCTIWDEWARDDGDLGPVYGVQWRSWPTPDGGHIDQIAEVVKQLKTNPDSRRIIVSAWNVADLNKMALMPCHAFFQFYVAPATEPGGRGKLSCQLYQRSADIFLGVPFNIASYALLTHMLAQQCDLDVGDFVWTGGDCHIYSNHHEQVQLQLSRQPMAYPTLHIKRRPASIFEYELDDFEVQGYEHHAAIKAPVAV